A genomic segment from Limosilactobacillus sp. encodes:
- a CDS encoding IS30 family transposase: MTHLNDTMSTILLTTHKKNAHLTKEERVMIATLKSQGLSNRAIGRQLGVNHQTINNELNRGTVRQLRRQKSNGKIYEYSYYIYSYEAGQATYLEHHRHSGRRRLYYSSKQFLRLADQLMLGEFDDHHYSPQAVIYKARDLMNDGTLIPKSVVTLYQWINEGVLRTSNLDLFEKPKRKHHQTHPQAKRCLGPNIAQRPQTADQRSEIGHWELDTVQGQKNGNDSVVLVMTDRLSRVNITSKIAGKTAHAVNQFFINLRQKMGTDAYYRIFKTITSDNGSEFSELTQVHDHVFYADPYSPWERGSNEINNRFLRKEITKGEAINNYSSAQIIATNDWMNHYPRAMFNGHSSMDIYRKAFYQEISQLHQPIINWSVLFI; this comes from the coding sequence ATGACGCACTTAAATGATACCATGTCTACTATTTTATTGACTACTCATAAAAAGAATGCTCATCTTACTAAAGAAGAACGTGTGATGATTGCGACTTTAAAGTCGCAAGGACTTTCCAATCGCGCAATTGGTCGCCAATTAGGAGTTAATCATCAAACAATTAATAACGAGCTCAACCGTGGTACGGTCCGCCAACTTCGTCGTCAAAAATCTAATGGTAAGATTTACGAATATTCTTACTACATCTATAGTTATGAAGCTGGTCAGGCCACATATCTTGAACATCACCGCCATTCTGGTCGTCGTCGCTTATATTATTCTTCAAAGCAATTTTTACGATTAGCTGATCAGCTAATGCTTGGTGAGTTTGACGACCACCATTACTCCCCACAAGCGGTTATTTATAAGGCTCGAGATTTAATGAATGATGGCACCCTGATCCCAAAGTCGGTTGTAACTTTATATCAATGGATTAATGAGGGTGTGCTTCGTACGTCCAATTTAGACCTCTTTGAAAAACCTAAACGTAAGCATCATCAAACTCATCCGCAAGCTAAAAGGTGCTTAGGGCCTAATATTGCTCAACGACCTCAAACTGCGGACCAACGGTCCGAAATTGGCCATTGGGAACTGGATACAGTTCAGGGACAGAAAAACGGTAATGACAGTGTTGTACTAGTAATGACTGATCGCCTTTCACGAGTTAATATCACGAGTAAAATTGCTGGTAAAACTGCGCATGCAGTAAATCAGTTCTTTATAAATTTGCGCCAGAAAATGGGCACAGATGCTTACTATCGCATTTTTAAGACAATAACCTCTGACAACGGTTCAGAATTTAGTGAGTTAACACAAGTTCACGATCATGTTTTCTATGCTGATCCGTATTCCCCTTGGGAACGTGGATCCAATGAGATCAATAACCGGTTTCTCCGCAAGGAGATTACCAAAGGTGAAGCTATAAATAACTATAGTAGTGCTCAGATCATAGCGACTAATGATTGGATGAATCACTATCCACGAGCTATGTTTAATGGACATTCGTCAATGGATATCTATCGTAAGGCCTTCTACCAAGAGATATCACAGCTCCATCAACCAATAATCAATTGGTCAGTATTATTTATTTGA
- a CDS encoding helix-turn-helix domain-containing protein — translation MTNTLGTNIAKRRHELHMTQAVLAEQANISVNFLSKLERGHSNQVSSQTLYLLAQSLGTSMENLVDDNVPKITTNFGPNRLQLIKLLNQYSLTEQEKICQSIINLVKPKEP, via the coding sequence ATTACGAATACCCTTGGAACTAATATTGCAAAAAGACGACATGAGCTGCACATGACGCAAGCTGTTCTTGCTGAGCAAGCCAACATTTCAGTTAACTTTTTGTCGAAACTTGAAAGAGGCCATAGCAATCAAGTTAGCAGTCAAACACTATACTTACTGGCACAATCTTTAGGGACCAGTATGGAAAATCTCGTCGATGATAACGTCCCTAAAATAACTACTAATTTTGGCCCAAACAGACTTCAACTAATAAAGCTGCTCAATCAATACAGTTTGACTGAACAGGAGAAGATCTGCCAGAGCATCATCAATTTAGTCAAACCAAAAGAGCCATGA
- a CDS encoding GNAT family N-acetyltransferase gives MAVTYMRKTEAKDRDAVWQVITEVRAKLKADGSPQWQDGHPDRQQIEADLKQGVGYVLVVGQEVAGYAALVHSPEPTYRQIYHGAWKNDADPYMVIHRIAIRSKFRGQHLSTLFMALLISNSVERGVKNVRFDTFRLNRALQHLGAKFDFQKRGDIKVVDKIDPWRLAYELNLE, from the coding sequence GTGGCAGTAACATACATGAGAAAGACGGAAGCAAAGGACCGCGACGCCGTGTGGCAGGTAATCACGGAGGTCCGGGCAAAGCTGAAAGCTGACGGCAGTCCGCAGTGGCAGGACGGTCACCCCGATCGCCAGCAGATTGAAGCCGATCTAAAGCAGGGCGTTGGCTACGTTTTAGTGGTCGGTCAAGAGGTGGCCGGTTACGCGGCCCTGGTCCACTCACCCGAGCCGACCTATCGGCAAATTTACCACGGGGCGTGGAAGAATGATGCTGATCCCTACATGGTGATTCACCGGATTGCCATCAGGAGCAAGTTCCGTGGCCAGCACCTCTCAACCCTTTTCATGGCCCTCTTGATTTCAAATAGTGTCGAGCGCGGCGTCAAGAACGTCCGCTTCGATACCTTCCGGCTGAACCGCGCCCTCCAGCATCTCGGTGCCAAGTTTGATTTCCAAAAACGGGGCGACATCAAGGTCGTTGACAAAATTGACCCCTGGCGGCTCGCCTATGAATTGAATCTGGAATAA
- a CDS encoding MarR family winged helix-turn-helix transcriptional regulator, whose translation MKKEELAQIRQFNRFYTTQLNLMDRHHLGSTTTLLEGRIMLEISYGYRTVNQLVKILNLDKGYVSRTIKQLVSRQWLKSAVDPQDRRSKILTLTAQGRQVVDRVNKSSDEQVQTILAALPADELTTVVRDMNEIQEIVNRYHPVDFGK comes from the coding sequence ATGAAGAAGGAAGAGCTAGCGCAAATCCGTCAATTTAACCGCTTCTACACCACCCAGCTGAATCTGATGGACCGCCATCACTTAGGGTCGACGACGACGCTCTTGGAGGGGCGCATCATGCTGGAAATTAGCTACGGTTACCGAACGGTCAATCAGTTAGTCAAAATTCTCAACCTCGACAAGGGCTATGTCAGTCGGACCATTAAGCAGCTGGTGAGTCGGCAGTGGCTGAAAAGTGCGGTCGACCCTCAGGACCGGCGAAGCAAAATTCTAACGCTGACGGCCCAGGGACGGCAAGTGGTCGACCGGGTGAACAAGAGCTCGGATGAGCAGGTGCAGACGATCCTGGCCGCGCTGCCGGCAGACGAGCTAACGACGGTGGTCAGGGATATGAATGAAATTCAAGAAATTGTTAACCGGTACCACCCGGTCGACTTTGGAAAGTAG
- a CDS encoding MDR family MFS transporter, whose amino-acid sequence MTRQHKLILSIMIMGAFLGNLCSSMMNTAIPQLMHAFAISSARVQWVSNGYMLANALMIPVSSYLIKRYSYRRLFITFAAIFTVGTIIGSLAASFTIIVAGRMVQAIGAGIMMPLVNVMAIHYATAGHQGRVMGIIGLAFNFAPLLGPSVSGLLLDYFNWRYLFILIVPFGLLTIILSIIFLPSVANSVPCSFNLRGLILCSFSLFFLLEGCSNIGSTAFLTWRVGGILAAGLILLALFVATQWNAERPFVNLRVFTHRDFRIATITNCLLVATMYGNTILLPLLVQNVMHYSPFISGLVIFPGAVSTGILSPLSGNLFDRFPVRWLVTTGLIIDLIGTAMQAFVGVRSGVVFVAFWQWIRQLGIVLLLIPLQTEALSIIPKEELPDGVALFNTTRQVAASFGMAVVVAVVNLRDRGLHLGTSRVGIQAGFLTCFAILLLALFLSRHLGAGSRQAYLNTSN is encoded by the coding sequence ATGACACGACAGCACAAACTAATCCTCAGCATTATGATCATGGGGGCGTTCCTCGGCAACCTCTGCTCCAGCATGATGAACACGGCCATTCCGCAGCTCATGCACGCCTTTGCCATCAGCTCCGCCCGCGTCCAGTGGGTCAGCAATGGCTACATGCTCGCCAATGCCCTCATGATCCCGGTCAGCTCCTACTTGATCAAGCGCTACTCTTATCGGCGCCTCTTCATCACCTTTGCCGCCATCTTCACGGTTGGAACGATCATCGGCAGCCTGGCCGCCAGCTTTACCATCATCGTCGCTGGCCGGATGGTGCAGGCGATCGGTGCCGGGATCATGATGCCGCTGGTCAACGTGATGGCAATTCACTACGCAACCGCGGGGCACCAAGGCCGGGTCATGGGAATCATCGGCTTGGCGTTTAACTTCGCCCCGCTGCTCGGCCCCTCGGTCTCGGGGCTCCTGCTTGACTACTTCAACTGGCGCTACCTCTTTATCCTGATCGTGCCCTTTGGCTTATTGACAATCATTCTCTCAATTATCTTTTTGCCAAGCGTCGCCAATTCCGTCCCTTGTTCGTTTAACCTCCGGGGATTGATCCTGTGCAGTTTCAGCCTCTTCTTCCTCCTTGAGGGCTGCTCCAACATTGGCAGCACGGCCTTCCTAACCTGGCGGGTCGGCGGGATCCTCGCTGCCGGTCTCATCTTGTTAGCCCTCTTCGTGGCAACGCAATGGAATGCCGAGCGGCCCTTCGTCAATCTGCGGGTCTTTACGCACCGTGACTTCCGCATTGCCACCATTACCAATTGCCTCCTGGTAGCGACGATGTATGGCAACACCATTCTCTTGCCGCTGCTGGTGCAAAACGTCATGCACTACAGCCCCTTTATCTCCGGGCTGGTAATCTTTCCCGGGGCGGTCTCAACCGGGATCCTGTCGCCGCTCAGTGGAAACCTCTTCGATCGCTTCCCAGTTCGCTGGCTAGTGACGACCGGACTGATCATTGACCTGATCGGGACGGCAATGCAGGCCTTCGTCGGGGTCCGCAGCGGAGTCGTCTTCGTGGCCTTCTGGCAGTGGATTCGTCAATTGGGGATCGTGCTTCTGCTGATTCCACTGCAAACCGAGGCCCTGTCGATCATTCCCAAAGAGGAATTGCCGGACGGGGTGGCCCTTTTTAACACGACCCGGCAGGTTGCCGCCAGCTTCGGGATGGCTGTCGTGGTCGCGGTGGTCAATCTGCGGGACCGCGGCCTGCACCTGGGGACCTCGCGGGTCGGCATTCAGGCCGGCTTCTTGACCTGCTTTGCCATCCTCCTGCTTGCCCTCTTCCTCAGCCGTCATTTGGGCGCGGGCAGTCGGCAAGCCTACCTGAATACGAGCAATTAG
- a CDS encoding sugar O-acetyltransferase: MTNKFDKLLFSGQIYNPDNPELLKTQGEAARLMYEYNATRADQGEQRAALLPKLLAECGESCYIEAPFYANWGGHHVHFGDHVYANFNLTLVDDGEIFVGSHTMFGPNVTLVTAAHPVLPELREKGYQYNLPVHIGQNCWFGANVTVLPGVTVGDNSVIGAGSVVTKDIPANVVAVGTPCRVMREISERDRQYYHRGMQIDPALLKKVEKE; the protein is encoded by the coding sequence ATGACTAATAAATTTGACAAGCTGCTCTTCTCGGGTCAGATCTATAACCCGGATAATCCGGAATTGCTCAAGACGCAGGGTGAAGCGGCCCGGTTGATGTATGAGTACAACGCCACGCGGGCCGATCAGGGTGAACAGCGGGCGGCACTGCTGCCAAAACTGCTGGCCGAGTGCGGAGAAAGCTGCTACATTGAGGCGCCGTTTTACGCCAACTGGGGCGGGCACCACGTCCACTTCGGCGACCACGTTTACGCCAACTTTAATCTAACGCTGGTCGACGATGGTGAAATCTTCGTCGGCAGTCACACCATGTTTGGCCCCAACGTCACCCTGGTTACCGCGGCCCATCCGGTACTGCCGGAGCTGCGGGAAAAGGGCTACCAGTACAATCTGCCGGTTCACATCGGCCAGAACTGCTGGTTTGGTGCCAACGTCACGGTCCTGCCCGGCGTGACGGTCGGGGACAATTCCGTGATCGGTGCCGGCAGCGTGGTCACCAAGGATATCCCGGCCAATGTGGTGGCGGTGGGTACGCCATGCCGCGTGATGCGTGAAATTAGTGAGCGCGACCGGCAATATTACCACCGGGGGATGCAGATTGACCCGGCGCTGTTGAAAAAAGTTGAAAAAGAGTAA
- a CDS encoding TetR/AcrR family transcriptional regulator — protein sequence MAVNDRRYQKTDRAIQESFMLLLTTKPLEKITVTALAQTADIERKTFYLHYSSLDELLAAIEERLEESLARELTAVTSVPELVRRLNSLMLADQDFYRGMLNTSPNLFLLDDLFLMLKKGLSGQVAALASDDYAADFLAAGIIQVYRQYLQKDRADLAQLTAALERLIRGILMAD from the coding sequence ATGGCAGTAAACGATCGACGCTACCAGAAAACGGATCGGGCAATCCAAGAAAGCTTTATGCTTCTGCTGACTACCAAGCCGCTTGAGAAAATTACCGTTACGGCCCTGGCACAGACGGCAGACATTGAGCGCAAGACCTTTTATTTGCACTATTCGTCACTCGATGAACTGCTGGCCGCAATTGAGGAGCGACTGGAGGAAAGCCTCGCTCGGGAATTGACTGCCGTGACCAGCGTGCCCGAGCTGGTGCGCCGACTCAATTCGCTGATGCTGGCGGATCAGGATTTTTACCGGGGGATGCTCAACACCTCGCCTAATCTGTTCTTGCTGGACGACCTTTTCCTGATGCTGAAAAAGGGACTGAGCGGCCAGGTCGCCGCGCTCGCCAGTGATGACTACGCGGCGGACTTCCTGGCGGCTGGCATTATTCAGGTGTACCGCCAGTACCTGCAAAAAGACAGAGCTGACCTGGCCCAGCTGACGGCGGCCCTCGAGCGGCTGATCCGGGGCATTTTAATGGCGGACTAG
- a CDS encoding low temperature requirement protein A: MAKALSKRVSLVELFYDLVFVYMVSRATGLIHHLHNGVVSLPTLAIFFLVIIVFINSWMVQMVFTNRYGRSSWTNIIFSFIDMAIVLYMSNVFTATFDRHLATFFIAAGLLSLTLCLQYLITYFQVHKAADKRIARAFSWILGFRTVTLLIGGLFYNAVGITIALAGIIVSWIAPGFTGHHTKHHPIIFSHMLERLTALIIVMFGETIVGIADYFTQETFSIQSLLIFIIVVGLFFTYIVEFDHLINEHREGETGNLLIYLHYFILFGLSLVTVALKFINEPEADQTFAISFLYLGMALFYLGLALANHYNHRHLVVTTPIRICFVLSTLVGYVLSLLFPSFATVTLVAAVVVVLNAGVLVNFLTRRQAAQQ, translated from the coding sequence ATGGCAAAAGCACTCAGTAAACGGGTTTCGCTGGTTGAATTGTTCTATGACCTGGTCTTTGTCTACATGGTCTCGCGGGCGACCGGCCTGATTCACCACCTGCACAACGGGGTGGTGAGCTTGCCAACGCTGGCGATCTTTTTCCTGGTGATCATCGTTTTCATTAACTCCTGGATGGTGCAGATGGTCTTCACCAACCGGTACGGGCGCTCCTCGTGGACGAACATCATCTTTTCCTTCATCGACATGGCGATCGTCCTTTACATGTCCAACGTTTTTACCGCCACCTTTGACCGGCACCTGGCGACCTTCTTCATCGCGGCCGGCCTACTGTCGCTGACCCTCTGTCTCCAGTACCTGATCACTTATTTCCAGGTCCACAAGGCCGCTGACAAGCGGATCGCCCGGGCCTTTTCCTGGATTCTAGGTTTTCGGACCGTTACCCTCTTGATCGGGGGTCTCTTCTACAACGCGGTTGGGATCACGATCGCTTTGGCCGGAATTATCGTCAGCTGGATTGCGCCCGGCTTCACGGGGCACCACACCAAGCATCACCCGATCATCTTTTCCCACATGCTGGAACGGCTGACCGCCCTGATCATCGTGATGTTTGGCGAAACGATCGTCGGGATTGCCGATTACTTTACCCAGGAGACTTTCTCAATCCAGTCGCTCTTGATCTTCATCATTGTGGTCGGCCTCTTCTTTACCTACATTGTTGAGTTTGACCACCTGATCAATGAGCACCGGGAAGGGGAAACGGGGAACCTCCTGATCTACCTGCATTACTTCATTCTCTTCGGCTTGAGCCTGGTGACGGTGGCTCTGAAATTTATCAACGAGCCGGAAGCCGACCAAACTTTTGCAATTAGCTTCCTCTACCTGGGGATGGCTCTCTTTTACCTGGGCCTAGCGCTGGCCAACCATTACAATCACCGCCACCTGGTTGTCACGACGCCGATTCGGATTTGCTTCGTGCTTTCGACCCTAGTCGGCTACGTTCTGTCGCTACTTTTTCCATCCTTTGCCACGGTCACGCTGGTGGCGGCGGTCGTGGTCGTCTTGAACGCCGGCGTTTTGGTCAACTTTTTGACCCGGCGGCAGGCGGCGCAACAATAG
- a CDS encoding FMN-dependent NADH-azoreductase, whose amino-acid sequence MSTLLVIQAHPHIENSLSLTVGEQFVKSYRQAHPDDKVIIRDLYAKKGVPPLNDVTMEAWRKQKFEEPMTDKETALLKRHEEWLDEFINADKYVFINPMYNHFLPAEMKQYLDLTAVAHKTFKYTSNGSVGLLHNKKALHIQAAGSEYHKGGTWGTIKFLIKKALHIKSNQSCALMDLGDMYLTNMMKFYGINDVEKLFIEGADAHRDQRQQILDAALAQAKSMAKDF is encoded by the coding sequence ATGAGTACCTTATTAGTTATCCAAGCCCACCCGCACATTGAAAACAGCCTCTCCCTGACCGTTGGTGAACAATTCGTGAAGTCCTACCGGCAGGCCCACCCGGACGACAAGGTCATCATCCGCGACCTCTATGCCAAGAAGGGGGTACCGCCGTTAAACGACGTCACGATGGAGGCCTGGCGCAAGCAGAAGTTCGAGGAGCCGATGACCGACAAGGAAACGGCTCTGCTCAAACGACACGAAGAATGGTTGGACGAGTTTATCAACGCCGATAAGTACGTTTTCATCAACCCAATGTACAACCACTTCCTGCCGGCCGAGATGAAGCAGTACCTTGACCTGACGGCAGTTGCGCACAAGACCTTCAAGTACACGTCCAATGGTTCGGTCGGTCTGCTGCACAACAAGAAGGCTCTCCACATCCAGGCGGCCGGGAGCGAGTACCACAAGGGCGGCACCTGGGGAACCATCAAGTTCTTAATCAAGAAGGCCCTTCACATCAAGAGCAACCAAAGCTGTGCCCTCATGGACCTCGGTGACATGTACCTGACCAACATGATGAAGTTCTATGGCATCAATGACGTTGAGAAGCTCTTCATTGAGGGTGCCGATGCCCATCGCGACCAGCGTCAGCAGATCTTGGACGCCGCCCTGGCCCAGGCAAAGTCAATGGCCAAGGATTTCTGA
- a CDS encoding MarR family winged helix-turn-helix transcriptional regulator has protein sequence MNETTVAEITKMIKLIRTSRSSVHGSQEQQWIEHQLSDDRLKEVVANLSIIALHILSALEETELTGIELAQRLAVTRGGVTRAAKKLLEYDLVHAGKHPDDQKKIYYSLTAAGREIAAVHDRMHEELRATVTKKLLAKYSDEDLEVVSRFLQDFYQLEKELN, from the coding sequence ATGAACGAGACGACAGTGGCGGAGATTACGAAAATGATTAAACTGATTCGGACAAGTCGCAGCAGTGTCCACGGGTCCCAGGAGCAGCAGTGGATCGAGCACCAGCTCAGTGATGACCGCCTGAAGGAAGTCGTGGCGAATTTGTCGATCATCGCCCTCCACATTCTGTCGGCATTGGAGGAGACGGAGCTAACCGGGATCGAATTGGCCCAGCGCCTGGCGGTCACCCGGGGTGGCGTGACTCGGGCGGCCAAGAAATTGCTCGAATACGACCTCGTCCATGCCGGCAAGCATCCCGACGACCAGAAGAAGATTTACTATTCCCTCACGGCAGCGGGACGCGAGATCGCGGCGGTTCACGACCGGATGCATGAAGAATTGCGGGCCACGGTGACAAAAAAGTTGCTCGCCAAGTATTCCGACGAGGATCTCGAGGTGGTCAGTCGCTTCCTGCAAGACTTTTACCAGCTAGAAAAAGAACTGAATTAA
- a CDS encoding antibiotic biosynthesis monooxygenase gives MIFRMFNLGIDAADRDKFNRVGQHNLLTSLQDEVGTLTMYSTHADAQGRDNYIFEVYADDAAYQVHAHSPQFQEFSAMAKETIKKRAITQLKPLFLFEQPTSFIVLAGRSVVKLRQLTVDDQQLAKLKATVFPKLQQAIQRDPDYLACLIGRDQDDPQRLVILTNYRTAAAADRYESLLPETATDLTPETIVSHGGLAFQG, from the coding sequence ATGATTTTTCGGATGTTTAACTTAGGAATCGATGCAGCGGACCGGGATAAATTTAACCGGGTCGGCCAGCACAACCTCCTGACCTCGCTGCAAGACGAAGTGGGAACCCTGACCATGTACTCAACCCACGCCGACGCGCAGGGAAGAGACAACTATATCTTCGAAGTCTATGCGGATGACGCGGCCTACCAGGTTCATGCCCACTCCCCGCAGTTCCAGGAATTTTCGGCCATGGCCAAGGAAACGATCAAGAAGCGGGCCATCACCCAGTTGAAGCCGCTTTTCCTGTTCGAGCAGCCAACGAGTTTCATCGTTTTGGCCGGCCGCTCCGTGGTGAAGTTACGCCAGTTAACCGTTGACGACCAGCAACTGGCCAAGCTGAAAGCCACCGTCTTCCCGAAACTCCAGCAGGCAATTCAAAGGGATCCGGACTACCTGGCCTGCCTGATTGGCCGTGACCAGGACGACCCGCAGCGGTTGGTGATTTTGACCAACTACCGGACCGCTGCGGCTGCCGACCGGTACGAAAGCCTGCTTCCGGAAACGGCAACCGACCTGACGCCGGAAACAATTGTCAGCCACGGCGGACTGGCTTTCCAAGGATAA
- a CDS encoding amidohydrolase family protein — protein MTNRIDVFAHVLPPKFYQTMLKIAPEIPQRFPFINIAALSDMELRRQHFDGETKQVISAVNINPEDFTAPAQAANLCQQANQEISELVDRYPEMFTAGIAMVPMNNVPAAVEMINDLPDDLVGIQVFTRALGKSIADPAFAPVFAAAAKRGLLILLHPVFDSRKPDNNLVFSWEYELSQAMLQLVQAGLFERWLEIKLIVHHAGAMVPFFAGRIAHILPPQQAADFKKFYVDTALLGNAPALRLTLDYFGPDHVLFGTDAPFGEAPAGATRTIIQALAQLKLAPQTQEAINKANYQRLVADIK, from the coding sequence ATGACAAATCGTATCGATGTTTTTGCCCACGTTCTACCACCCAAGTTTTACCAAACAATGCTGAAAATTGCGCCGGAGATCCCCCAGCGCTTCCCTTTCATCAACATTGCGGCTTTATCCGACATGGAACTGCGCCGTCAACACTTTGACGGGGAAACCAAGCAGGTGATCTCCGCGGTCAACATCAATCCCGAGGATTTCACCGCTCCTGCCCAGGCAGCGAACCTGTGTCAGCAGGCCAATCAGGAAATCAGTGAATTGGTCGACCGGTATCCGGAGATGTTTACCGCCGGGATTGCAATGGTCCCGATGAATAACGTTCCGGCGGCGGTGGAAATGATTAACGACCTGCCGGACGATCTGGTGGGCATCCAGGTCTTCACCCGGGCGCTGGGCAAGAGTATCGCCGACCCGGCCTTTGCTCCGGTCTTTGCGGCCGCCGCTAAACGCGGATTGCTGATTCTCTTGCACCCGGTCTTCGATTCGCGCAAGCCGGACAACAACCTGGTCTTCAGCTGGGAGTACGAGCTTTCCCAGGCAATGCTCCAGCTGGTCCAGGCCGGCTTGTTCGAGCGCTGGCTGGAAATCAAGCTAATCGTGCACCACGCGGGAGCAATGGTGCCCTTCTTTGCCGGGCGAATCGCCCACATTCTCCCGCCCCAGCAGGCCGCGGACTTCAAGAAGTTCTACGTTGACACCGCCCTACTCGGCAACGCTCCGGCCCTGCGCCTGACACTGGATTACTTTGGGCCCGACCACGTTCTGTTTGGCACTGACGCTCCATTCGGTGAGGCGCCGGCAGGGGCGACCCGAACGATTATCCAGGCACTCGCCCAGTTAAAGCTGGCTCCCCAAACGCAGGAAGCAATTAATAAAGCAAATTATCAAAGATTGGTGGCGGATATCAAATGA
- a CDS encoding aldo/keto reductase, protein METVQLNNGITAPILGFGTYRISPRVTAKYVTEAIKAGYRLFDTAQYYQNEAQVGEAINNSGIPRDQFFLTTKARTGGYAATKRSIEKSLRVAHQDYFDLMLVHFPMPDYMGTYQALEEAYQEGKLRAIGVSNFDNRDMQRIIDHFDVLPAVNQIETNVYTQDKSLTQFMKQYGIIQEAYAPLGEGPNPMFSDPVLVQLAQKHHKSVAQIMLKFLVQSGFMTIPGSTNPQHIRENIDLFDFTLTLAEMEELRGLDRGTSSWLGYQG, encoded by the coding sequence ATGGAAACAGTTCAACTTAACAACGGCATCACGGCCCCCATCCTAGGATTCGGGACCTACCGGATCAGCCCGCGGGTCACGGCCAAATACGTCACTGAGGCAATCAAGGCCGGCTACCGGCTCTTCGATACCGCCCAGTACTATCAAAACGAAGCCCAGGTCGGGGAAGCCATCAACAACAGCGGGATTCCGCGTGATCAGTTCTTCTTGACTACCAAGGCCCGGACCGGGGGCTATGCGGCTACCAAGCGCAGCATTGAGAAATCGCTGCGGGTGGCTCACCAAGACTACTTTGATCTGATGCTGGTTCACTTTCCAATGCCCGACTACATGGGCACCTACCAGGCCCTAGAGGAAGCCTACCAGGAAGGCAAGCTGCGGGCGATCGGCGTTTCCAACTTTGACAATCGGGACATGCAGCGCATCATCGATCATTTCGATGTCCTGCCAGCAGTCAACCAGATTGAGACCAACGTCTACACCCAGGACAAGTCATTAACCCAATTCATGAAGCAGTACGGTATCATTCAAGAGGCCTACGCACCGCTGGGCGAGGGCCCCAACCCGATGTTTTCCGACCCTGTCCTGGTACAGCTGGCACAGAAGCATCATAAGTCGGTCGCCCAGATCATGCTGAAATTCCTGGTGCAGTCCGGCTTCATGACAATTCCGGGCTCCACTAACCCCCAGCACATTCGGGAAAACATTGACCTCTTCGACTTCACGCTCACCCTGGCGGAAATGGAGGAACTGCGTGGACTCGACCGGGGCACGTCCAGCTGGCTCGGCTATCAGGGTTAG
- a CDS encoding YciI family protein, protein MYIINIQLDRSQQFGDDKLAQHRAWFTRHFEAGDFLIVGPSKTHPMSGVVIAQAKSREALDKILAEDAFYPDGASYDVNEIAAHMVADNITDYRE, encoded by the coding sequence ATGTATATTATCAATATTCAATTAGACCGTTCCCAGCAGTTCGGTGATGACAAACTTGCCCAGCACCGGGCCTGGTTTACCCGTCATTTTGAAGCGGGCGATTTTCTGATCGTTGGGCCATCGAAGACCCATCCGATGAGCGGGGTCGTGATTGCCCAGGCTAAATCTCGGGAAGCGCTGGACAAGATCCTGGCCGAGGATGCCTTTTACCCGGATGGGGCCAGTTATGATGTCAATGAGATTGCTGCGCACATGGTTGCGGACAACATTACGGATTACCGCGAATAG